The nucleotide sequence AGCATGAGTCTAAAAATATTTGATTTGTATAGCGAGCAAAAAAAGATAGTACTTAGCTACATTAAATCTTTATCACAATTCTTAAACCAATATGTACCAACTTCTTATTTGCACACTAAAATTATTTCTCGTTTGATTAAAGCTTTAGGTAAAGCGATGAAGCTGTCGGAAGTTGAAATTAAATCTCTGGAACACGCTTCTTTATTGCACGATATAGGAAAAATGCAAGTTCCTTCACAACTATTAAAAAAACAAAAACCACTAACAGACAAAGAGTTTAAACTTATCGCAAAGCACCCTCGAAAAGGTGCTAATTTATTTAAAAATTTAGAAATTCTGAAGCCGGCCATACCGATAATCTTACACCATCATGAACGTTATGATGGAAAAGGATACCCTTCAAAGTTAAAAAAAGAACAAATCCCCTTAGCTTCAAGAATATTATCAGTGTTAGATACCTTCGACGCCATGTATTTTGGACGACCTTATCGACGTAAACGTCGCCTAAAAGAAATTGAGAAAGAATTTAAGGAGCAGCGTGGAAAGCAATTTGACCCTAAGGTAGTTGATGTATTTCTTGCGATTTTGAAAAGAAAAAGTATACAAAAATACTTCAAATCTTCCCCAAAAAAGTAACCACAAGGAATTCTTGATTTTTACCCCTATTTATCTTATAATAATCATATGAGAGGAAAGCAGCTTTATCTTTTTGGTCTCAAAAGTGATAGTTCAAATACTCCGCCACAGCAAAAAATTAAGCTACCTTTAGATATATTAACTATAGCTAGTGTGGTTTTTGTTCTTTCATTGATTATTTCATTTTCTCTGGGAGTGGAGAAAGGCAAAAAAATTGCTTCTAGTAAAATCGCAATAGAACCCCAGGAAAGATTACCCCGTTTAGACGTTGCTGTCGATAAGCAATCCGTCGAACCAGATAGTTCGAAACAGGATTCTTTAGTTGAAGAGAAAATCGTTCCAAACGAAATAGTAAAAAATAAGCAAAAATACAATATTCAAGTAGCTAGTTTTTATAAAGAAAATACAGCTCGCAAAGAAGCAGAACAATTAAAAGAAAATGGTTATCCGACCTCAGTATCCCGAAAAGGTAAATACGTTGTTATCTATGTCGGGGATTTTGACGATGAGGGGGAAGCCAAATCTAATTTTGAACTTTTGCAAAAAAGATACAAAGACTGCATATTGCGACAACTATAAGGAGGATTAAATGGGACTACATCCATCATTGAAACGATCAGATGTAAAGGGTAATCGTTCAGTAATGAAACGAACTGAACGGATAAAGTGGCTTATCGGAAAAGGCAAATGGAACGAAGGCGATCCAGTTTTAGGTTTACCTAAAATAAAAATTATAAAATTAAAAGCCATAAAGAAAGAAAAGCAAAAACCTGAAGAAGAAGGGCAACCTACCGAAGGTGCAAAAAAACCAGTTGAGAAAAAATCAAAAGATTAACCAAGAATGAAAATATTCTATATTCTTCTGATAGCAATATTTTTTTCTATGACTTTGGTTTCAGCCTTTGATCTTTATGAAGTAGCTAATGATAAGGCACAAATTCGGGTCGATTCTACAAGTTTGTCAGGCTCTTTGGGTTTCTTCAACCAAGGAGACTCAGTCGAAGTAGTTGGAGAGAAGTTTGATTGGTACCGCGTTGTTTTGCCAAAAGAGACTACTTGTTATGTTTATAGCAAGCTCATTGAAGTGCTAGACGGAGGAATGGTGAGAATTAGCGCAACAAATGTTAATTTACGCTATCAACCTTCGCTTGAAGCCCCAATTATTGGTAAAGCATTAAAAGATGAAGTATTTTCACTCCTTGGAGATAATGGGGAGTGGCTTAAAATTAATAATAATTCAAAGGCTAGAGGTTGGGTACATAAAAAATTCCTAAAAAAACAGGATTCGTCTCAAAATTTAGCCTTACTTGAAGAAAGAATTGTAACTTCCGATACGGCTACGATCTACAATACGATTACCATTCTAAGCCAGCTAGGAAAAAATAAACCGGAGTTGCTACCCCGGTTTTTAGAAAAGGCCAAAAGATTATCACTCAAACCAGCAAGCGCCTACCTAGACATCTTACAAAACATTCTTGAGCCCAAAGATCAAAAGAAGGCTTACTTTTATCAAGCTCAAAACAACGCCCTTAGTGATCAAGATATTCAAAGGGCCTTAAGTTTGTTTCAGACAATGATCGAAACCAAAAATATTAGCCAATAGACACTAATGGCAATTACTTACTTACTTATCGTATTTTTTATCCTTTTGTTTTCAATAACTATGCACGAATTTGCGCATGGTTGGATTGCTTATAAGCTCGGCGATCCGACCCCTAAAGATCGTGGTCGTTTAACTTTAAACCCTTTTGCTCATATTGATTTAATCGGAACAATAGTTGTGCCTTTTCTTATTGTTTTTATCAGTCGAGGATTGCTTCCGCCGATTGGCCGAGCCAAACCAATACCGATTAACCCTTCACATTTTAAAAACCCTAAGCAAGATATGATGTTAGTTGGAGCAGCAGGGCCACTAACCAATATCGCCATTGCCATAGTTTTTATTCTATTAGCAAAAGTAAGCAGCCCACTGATCTCGGAAATACTTGCTTTTGGTGCGGTCTTAAATCTTGTCTTGGCAATTTTTAATCTTATTCCGATACCACCGCTTGACGGATCACGAATAGTTGCCGGATTGTTGCCATCGCGACAATACCAAGCCTATCGTAAAATCGAAAGATTTGGATTTTTTATATTGATACCGTTTATTTTTTTAATTATTGCTACCGGGTTATTTGGAAAAATTATTAATTTTTTACAAAAGATAGTTTACTCTTTATGAGCACTACTTTAACTGCGACGACTATAACCGTTGGTTTAAAAAGTAATCCTTACCGGATATATATCGGGAATAACCTTTTAAAAAAAATATCAACACACATTGCTAAACTTAAGTTAGGTAATTTTGGAATAGTGATCACCTCGCCAAAGATATACTCAATTTACCAAAAACAAATCATAAAAAACTTCGGACCCAATAAATACAAAATTATTAAAGTTGCTGACGGCGAAGCTGCTAAATCTAAAAAGTGGCTTTTTAGAGTTCTTGATGAAATAGCTCGTTGTGATAATTACAAACTTAGTCCATTCATAATTTGCTTGGGTGGAGGCACAGTTGGGGATTTAGGCGGATTTGTTGCCGCAATTTATAAACGCGGAATACCCTATATACAAATTCCAACAACTCTTTTGGCTCAGATTGATTCTAGTATCGGCGGTAAGACTGCGATAGACATGCCACATGCAAAAAATATCATCGGATCTTTCTATCAGCCTAAGGCAGTATTCATTGATCCTTGCTTTTTAGCCACATTACCGCTGGCCTATTTTAAAGAA is from Candidatus Omnitrophota bacterium and encodes:
- a CDS encoding HD domain-containing protein — translated: MVHYTTIFSSFHTLYRLTTTLDDLPSFAMGVCRLYRNAFNADKVVIICKSVSSQTTLKVCCENKNSYIKKGGNSILTRIEKELLKQEKEILSTNRFIYPFIFTHILGGIYVKRDSKTNKFDETEKKWFLSLCEEASMSLKIFDLYSEQKKIVLSYIKSLSQFLNQYVPTSYLHTKIISRLIKALGKAMKLSEVEIKSLEHASLLHDIGKMQVPSQLLKKQKPLTDKEFKLIAKHPRKGANLFKNLEILKPAIPIILHHHERYDGKGYPSKLKKEQIPLASRILSVLDTFDAMYFGRPYRRKRRLKEIEKEFKEQRGKQFDPKVVDVFLAILKRKSIQKYFKSSPKK
- a CDS encoding SPOR domain-containing protein, with protein sequence MRGKQLYLFGLKSDSSNTPPQQKIKLPLDILTIASVVFVLSLIISFSLGVEKGKKIASSKIAIEPQERLPRLDVAVDKQSVEPDSSKQDSLVEEKIVPNEIVKNKQKYNIQVASFYKENTARKEAEQLKENGYPTSVSRKGKYVVIYVGDFDDEGEAKSNFELLQKRYKDCILRQL
- a CDS encoding small basic protein codes for the protein MGLHPSLKRSDVKGNRSVMKRTERIKWLIGKGKWNEGDPVLGLPKIKIIKLKAIKKEKQKPEEEGQPTEGAKKPVEKKSKD
- a CDS encoding SH3 domain-containing protein; this encodes MKIFYILLIAIFFSMTLVSAFDLYEVANDKAQIRVDSTSLSGSLGFFNQGDSVEVVGEKFDWYRVVLPKETTCYVYSKLIEVLDGGMVRISATNVNLRYQPSLEAPIIGKALKDEVFSLLGDNGEWLKINNNSKARGWVHKKFLKKQDSSQNLALLEERIVTSDTATIYNTITILSQLGKNKPELLPRFLEKAKRLSLKPASAYLDILQNILEPKDQKKAYFYQAQNNALSDQDIQRALSLFQTMIETKNISQ
- a CDS encoding site-2 protease family protein; protein product: MAITYLLIVFFILLFSITMHEFAHGWIAYKLGDPTPKDRGRLTLNPFAHIDLIGTIVVPFLIVFISRGLLPPIGRAKPIPINPSHFKNPKQDMMLVGAAGPLTNIAIAIVFILLAKVSSPLISEILAFGAVLNLVLAIFNLIPIPPLDGSRIVAGLLPSRQYQAYRKIERFGFFILIPFIFLIIATGLFGKIINFLQKIVYSL
- the aroB gene encoding 3-dehydroquinate synthase, which translates into the protein MSTTLTATTITVGLKSNPYRIYIGNNLLKKISTHIAKLKLGNFGIVITSPKIYSIYQKQIIKNFGPNKYKIIKVADGEAAKSKKWLFRVLDEIARCDNYKLSPFIICLGGGTVGDLGGFVAAIYKRGIPYIQIPTTLLAQIDSSIGGKTAIDMPHAKNIIGSFYQPKAVFIDPCFLATLPLAYFKEGLSEIVKYGVIKDAEFFRFLKVNHSKILKRDSVSIFKIVSVCARIKAQIVEKDEKETKGLRTVLNFGHTFAHALESALKYQKISHGEAVSLGMIYAGKLSLLLGKCNKTSFFELLDILRLFGLPIGIKFDPARIYRSLVHDKKFISGKIRMVLLKKIGKVEVVDSISPLDIKRAFKVFYPASH